The Candidatus Thermoplasmatota archaeon genome window below encodes:
- the cyaB gene encoding class IV adenylate cyclase has product MIEVELKFRSPGNEKIEKALVKLGAKQISNGPIEDFYFAHPSRDFGKTDEALRLRKREDGAELTYKGPRMHADGAKAREEITLKTDNPLTMQRIVERLGFKESYVLRKTRTSYLLDKLRVDIDDVEGLGEFVELEVLTESPERSKQLLELARAELGLEKLEPKTYLEMIIEKQS; this is encoded by the coding sequence GTGATAGAGGTCGAGTTGAAATTTCGGTCCCCTGGCAACGAGAAGATAGAGAAAGCACTAGTCAAGCTGGGGGCCAAGCAGATCTCCAACGGACCGATAGAGGACTTCTACTTCGCACACCCGTCAAGAGATTTCGGGAAGACGGACGAGGCCCTGCGGCTAAGGAAGCGGGAGGACGGGGCCGAGCTGACCTATAAAGGGCCTAGGATGCACGCGGACGGAGCGAAGGCCAGGGAGGAGATCACTCTCAAGACGGACAATCCTCTGACCATGCAGAGGATTGTCGAGAGACTGGGATTCAAGGAGTCATATGTTTTGAGAAAGACCAGGACCAGTTATCTGTTGGACAAGCTCAGGGTGGATATCGACGACGTGGAAGGACTAGGCGAGTTTGTGGAGCTCGAGGTCTTGACGGAGTCCCCTGAAAGGTCCAAGCAGCTTCTCGAGCTCGCTAGGGCCGAGCTGGGCCTGGAGAAGCTAGAGCCAAAGACTTACCTCGAGATGATCATAGAGAAGCAGTCATAA